The following coding sequences are from one Humulus lupulus chromosome X, drHumLupu1.1, whole genome shotgun sequence window:
- the LOC133804927 gene encoding structural maintenance of chromosomes protein 5-like, which produces MNSLLDQRYKVGISHLKMYIGSKETDLKVDEVSKHGIFYCWTPENHYWWSRSRYGGHVSATVDTVVPSRLFLCNVKEIERLNAKIMELEEDLTSLEGSVRSLQSEQRRIDDEDARLEKEQEEIINIAQHELRKRREMQNHIDQKKQKLKSLEKEDDLDTRMAGRCFEGRCFFLVLVVLVFTWGPIIM; this is translated from the exons ATGAATAGTTTATTGGATCAAAGATACAAAGTTGGCATTTCGCATTTGAAAATG TATATTGGGTCAAAGGAAACTGATCTCAAGGTTGATGAGGTCTCAAAACATGGAATTTTTTATTGCTGGACTCCAGAGAATCATTACTGGTGGTCTAGATCTAGATATGGGGGTCATGTTTCTGCAACTGTAGATACGGTGGTTCCATCACGACTTTTTTTATGTA ATGTTAAGGAAATAGAGAGGCTCAATGCTAAGATAATGGAGCTAGAAGAAGATTTGACATCCTTAGAAGGAAGTGTTCGATCACTTCAGTCTGAGCAAAGGcgaatagatgatgaagatgctAGACTTGAAAAAGAACAA GAGGAGATCATAAACATTGCACAACATGAATTAAGGAAGCGACGTGAAATGCAAAACCATATTG ATCAAAAGAAACAGAAATTAAAATCACTGGAGAAGGAAGACGACTTGGACACTCGTATGGCCGGGCGATGTTTTGAAGGGCGATGTTTCTTTTTAGTTCTTGTTGTTTTGGTATTTACTTGGGGACCTATTATTATGTAA